A window of Helicobacter anatolicus contains these coding sequences:
- a CDS encoding transaldolase, with amino-acid sequence MDKNFSLWCDFIERGFLQEEFAEFLANGAFNGATSNPAIFANALKNPIYQEEIQRLKGRKAKEVYENLAIHDIKMAAKSLFVLWEKNQDNGYISLEIDPFLGDKVGESVDEGRRLYKSINMPNVMIKVPATSAGYEVMEALMGDNIAVNATLIFDKNQTKECFEAFARGRKKGGRDDVRGVISVFVSRFDRAVDSMLGEEMQARLGILNAQECYEYVENNGGGYTRTLFASTGVKGEAMPKDYYIKELMHPHSINTAPLESIKAYLEHGRNDGVGDIRLPARDFRENLAKIKEELAQKGMVYEDLTKKLLSEGLNAFEVAFEMMLKSL; translated from the coding sequence ATGGATAAGAATTTTAGTTTGTGGTGTGATTTTATTGAAAGAGGGTTTTTACAGGAAGAATTTGCAGAGTTTTTGGCAAACGGGGCTTTTAATGGTGCGACAAGTAATCCAGCGATTTTTGCAAATGCGTTAAAAAATCCTATTTATCAAGAAGAGATTCAAAGATTAAAAGGAAGAAAGGCTAAGGAAGTTTATGAGAATTTGGCAATTCATGATATTAAGATGGCGGCAAAATCTCTTTTTGTTTTATGGGAAAAAAATCAAGATAATGGATATATTAGTTTGGAAATTGATCCGTTTTTGGGGGATAAGGTAGGGGAGAGTGTAGATGAGGGGAGACGACTATATAAAAGTATTAATATGCCAAATGTGATGATCAAAGTCCCTGCGACAAGTGCTGGGTATGAGGTAATGGAAGCATTGATGGGGGATAATATCGCAGTAAATGCAACACTGATTTTTGATAAAAATCAAACTAAAGAGTGTTTTGAGGCATTTGCTAGAGGGCGAAAAAAAGGGGGTAGAGATGATGTGCGAGGAGTGATTAGTGTGTTTGTATCGCGATTTGATCGTGCTGTGGATTCTATGCTGGGGGAAGAAATGCAAGCAAGGCTTGGAATCTTGAATGCACAGGAATGTTATGAATATGTAGAAAATAATGGTGGTGGCTATACGCGGACACTTTTTGCTTCTACTGGGGTGAAGGGGGAGGCTATGCCAAAGGATTATTATATCAAGGAGTTGATGCATCCACACAGCATAAATACAGCGCCGCTTGAGAGTATTAAGGCTTATTTGGAACATGGGCGTAATGATGGTGTAGGTGATATAAGACTACCTGCTAGAGATTTTAGAGAAAATCTTGCAAAAATCAAGGAAGAATTGGCGCAAAAAGGCATGGTATATGAAGATTTGACTAAAAAGTTATTAAGTGAGGGGTTGAATGCTTTTGAAGTGGCTTTTGAGATGATGCTAAAAAGTCTGTGA
- a CDS encoding site-specific DNA-methyltransferase, which yields MIDKQKAQQNGLNIIDSTKENNPLKSILEKHFPNTLSEGQVNLKALAMLLGLDSHSNTQGYELTFTGKGLANTLYTTPVEYELKEEVEIGKERELTENSVIIGDNLDVLKILKSAYYEKIKMIYIDPPYNTKSENFIYPDDFRKDYKKILREVGLLEIDEEGNEIESKTLQTFRNITGSRSHSGWLSFMLPRLKLSRDLLREDGVIFISIDDNEQANLKILCDEIFGEENFVGDFIRKTKSTTNDAKIGINYQHEFLLCYAKNKESANLLGGQKDLSKYKNPDNDPNGTWISTDPSAKSGNIETGYFAVENPYTGKIDYPPKGMFWRFSKNTIQKHIDEGRICFKKEHREDERGFIYKRYLKDLKTNLKTFDSLVFTNNLFMNQRATKDLIKLNMVEYFSYPKGVEFIKTILNHSTNKDSDLILDFFAGSGTTAQAVMELNAEDGGNRKFILVQLPEEIKEDKNKIAYDFVRNELGRSKPKISDITIERVNRAGEKLRGESGEEFSVDIGYRVYSLREKARLSDEGSIIPHSANITPSDIARNLALFAGKPLHIPLEELVKDKLFSCEDILCVVEIDKEAELKILEDKNKAIFIDGYGTYTLESFLNLNIPNNERVNVVY from the coding sequence ATGATAGATAAGCAAAAAGCACAACAAAATGGACTAAATATCATCGATAGCACGAAAGAAAATAATCCTCTAAAATCCATACTAGAAAAACACTTCCCTAACACTCTAAGTGAGGGGCAAGTCAATCTCAAAGCTCTTGCTATGCTTTTAGGACTTGATTCTCACTCCAACACTCAAGGCTATGAGCTCACTTTCACAGGCAAAGGCTTAGCCAATACTCTCTACACCACACCAGTAGAATATGAGCTAAAAGAAGAAGTAGAGATAGGAAAAGAAAGAGAATTGACAGAGAATTCAGTCATCATCGGTGATAATCTTGATGTGCTAAAAATCCTCAAGTCTGCCTATTATGAAAAGATTAAAATGATCTATATTGACCCGCCCTATAACACCAAGAGCGAAAATTTCATCTATCCTGATGATTTTAGAAAAGACTACAAGAAAATCTTGCGTGAAGTGGGATTACTTGAGATTGATGAAGAGGGTAATGAAATAGAGAGTAAAACACTTCAAACTTTTAGAAATATCACGGGTTCAAGAAGTCATAGTGGATGGCTTAGCTTTATGCTCCCACGCCTTAAACTTTCTAGAGATTTGCTCCGTGAGGATGGAGTGATTTTTATCTCTATTGATGATAACGAACAGGCTAACCTTAAGATTCTGTGTGATGAGATTTTTGGTGAGGAGAATTTTGTAGGAGATTTTATACGGAAGACAAAAAGCACGACAAATGACGCAAAAATAGGCATTAATTATCAGCACGAATTTTTGCTCTGTTATGCAAAAAATAAAGAATCAGCTAACCTACTTGGAGGACAAAAAGATTTAAGTAAATATAAAAATCCAGATAATGATCCAAATGGCACTTGGATCAGTACTGATCCAAGTGCAAAAAGTGGCAATATAGAGACAGGTTATTTCGCAGTAGAAAATCCCTATACAGGAAAAATTGACTATCCACCTAAGGGAATGTTTTGGCGTTTTTCAAAAAATACAATACAAAAACATATTGATGAGGGGCGAATTTGCTTTAAAAAAGAGCATAGAGAAGATGAAAGAGGATTTATTTATAAAAGATATTTAAAAGATTTAAAGACTAATCTTAAAACCTTTGATTCACTTGTTTTTACAAATAATCTTTTTATGAATCAAAGAGCTACAAAAGATTTGATTAAGCTTAATATGGTTGAATATTTTTCTTATCCAAAAGGTGTGGAATTTATCAAAACAATTCTCAATCACTCAACAAACAAGGATTCTGATCTCATTCTTGACTTCTTTGCAGGAAGCGGAACAACTGCACAAGCAGTAATGGAGCTTAATGCAGAAGATGGAGGGAATCGCAAATTTATCCTAGTGCAACTCCCTGAAGAGATCAAAGAAGATAAAAATAAAATAGCCTATGATTTTGTTAGAAATGAGTTAGGTAGAAGCAAGCCAAAGATTAGCGACATTACGATTGAGAGGGTAAATCGTGCAGGAGAGAAGCTAAGGGGTGAAAGTGGTGAGGAATTTAGTGTAGATATAGGCTATCGTGTGTATTCTCTAAGAGAAAAAGCAAGACTAAGTGATGAGGGAAGTATCATCCCTCATAGTGCCAATATCACTCCTTCTGATATTGCTAGGAATCTTGCACTCTTTGCAGGAAAGCCTTTACATATCCCACTAGAAGAGCTTGTCAAAGATAAGCTATTTTCCTGTGAAGATATCCTCTGTGTGGTAGAAATTGATAAAGAAGCAGAATTAAAGATTTTAGAAGATAAAAACAAAGCCATTTTTATCGATGGCTATGGTACTTATACTTTGGAATCCTTCCTCAATCTCAATATCCCCAATAATGAGCGTGTAAATGTGGTTTATTAA
- a CDS encoding autotransporter outer membrane beta-barrel domain-containing protein, translated as MKKTNRILATSSISLILSSFLTTATATDVNLDLTTPTGEEKPSTGHPISFDYSFTKDGMKKSSPETPTKLTQNTDYFWAKDNGSTLSLKTKSTDVATAIFSAPGNSDNLILSSFNYISVNTDNTTKGRDDTYFAILNGPIPYASFVLNGANIFSGSNLYIGAIGAKNSKTGGFANVTLKGNIKVDANAIDQSDTKGSGQKNATLNFYSEYNNATYTIDSSATLNLTSTTSTNSSQVIFNLGETKDGTIATGQSVRNLGTINITNLNANKTPETNNKEKNSILFNIDLNNEGTINLQNSTLHLTSSHLKISENGSNGTINIKALATTKEEASSMGTMKMQKIGESQVANITNNSTIFFEKGSMAPSKDANDTSNDIIFKIQSQNINITGISATDASKDDALIGAKLTINIGKDATAAAGVGGVPGAAAAQAMDKRIVLLTGSKDKHTTITLGDKANDDRNTTLSLVGESSNKATFKMDNFATINIAGGAKLDLKDTNIATERSYTLKDSSVNKKATPTSNLLSFYNQGNITITGVEKYYTKDGAKSPPENGKIYIKNGSTDYFTSTINPNVSLDATDKKVVLTDYATTITTGKKITDSKADCTDLTDCTLETKETASAGSLTFSGGYHQILADVVYNFGNLYLKDNATLDLTTIAKTQDGMTGIMLQDGKQSLQDGMQDTAIVGFVNAGIFTSTGGIIELRKTQEKDAEDIDGMNANNKASAEKTMTPNAYKLIITENQKEKINDTTSATKTIDSAMTEGALWKANKHNETRAEFIVDSGYTTIRAQSLINKGLTTIQNNGVLDLTCIGTDYCYNNRYWTKATSSGGKDKDYVKPPTLDSTTSTSSSSNDTAKFKPIQIVFDNFNDTTTQKKDNEGILRLSGGTLNVVDSYRYQDKDKNYADVTKYIYHSLKIESGTLEASGNTGSRIIVGLNDAKDMTSAVLQGEDMDPNAKKYSALTLNNTDLGIIGNSSLFIFTQKDENTTNTKADVTWVIGPSQSMSPQAAGTNTFTMHLNDDSFTNNTGGFYVLGAVNQDGNYTGGVFNIDTMTNKAMKSESANNFEFLVDLSNLSLKNTILLDKQYNFIIAKEIQKDGTAISNADDFTMKVSFGKSVDSSGKEKPYGKYDQELCKTDAKFCLEVTDTNKKNGLSGMKSNGDSGSDTITIGNSDNKEGVLVVDKSDDSKISDITSNAWMNDSNAYADFVTFNKIYQKGSGNCNFDTLEGCALIGFSAVKSKTLEEDGVLAVFDSIKKRAAQLPNTDNTNLKNVAIGVTNIENANQNSSAILQSIINTNSALSSNILLNLQKLQYTGNLDTANGIATMLNTINNSLDSLAHITRQHADITTQVNFTSTLSTNARLAQISNPYNTRFAKAIRSLKDKKFAAAGIDTEVYNYTDRFDYDHNVWGMLIGGVGGQYTNGFGALGGFSAGYDKIFDRILLGGYATYAYSYSSLDKFNDDATANSNTKSHNLELGGYMRAYINSHEIDVVLNETLGFNSLNFDINNPINQKVNFNTFTTNINTRYGYVFPINPQEGFYIKPYGGINLFYQYNGTQTGKGALELHGNSRHAVGMTISAFAELRKYTDEKKYFYFTSGLEQDLFNISTDSQIYIAHNINHALNYKIGNQVRTYLTLIGGGEIEMTNNLFLNFGVGARISWDRYFINANVGLKYKFNTN; from the coding sequence ATGAAAAAAACAAACCGCATTCTAGCCACCTCTTCTATTTCTTTGATTCTTAGTTCTTTTCTCACAACAGCCACAGCCACAGATGTAAATCTTGATCTCACCACCCCAACAGGAGAAGAAAAACCCTCCACAGGCCACCCAATTAGCTTTGATTATTCTTTTACAAAAGATGGCATGAAAAAATCAAGTCCTGAAACACCTACAAAACTCACACAAAATACTGATTATTTCTGGGCAAAAGATAATGGCTCTACCCTTTCACTAAAAACTAAAAGCACCGATGTAGCCACCGCTATTTTTTCCGCACCAGGCAATAGCGATAATCTTATCCTAAGCTCTTTTAACTACATATCTGTAAATACTGATAACACCACTAAAGGGCGTGATGACACATATTTTGCTATACTCAATGGTCCTATCCCTTATGCGAGTTTTGTCTTAAATGGTGCAAATATCTTTTCTGGTTCCAATCTCTATATCGGTGCAATAGGAGCAAAAAATAGCAAGACAGGGGGCTTTGCTAATGTCACACTAAAGGGTAATATCAAAGTTGATGCTAACGCGATTGATCAATCAGATACTAAAGGCAGCGGACAAAAAAATGCTACACTAAATTTTTATAGCGAATATAATAATGCTACCTATACAATTGATAGTAGTGCTACCTTAAATCTTACTTCTACCACCAGCACCAACTCAAGTCAAGTGATTTTTAATCTTGGTGAAACCAAAGATGGGACAATAGCCACAGGACAATCTGTAAGGAATCTAGGGACTATAAATATTACTAATCTTAATGCTAATAAAACCCCTGAAACAAACAATAAAGAAAAAAATTCAATTTTATTTAATATTGATCTAAACAATGAAGGCACAATCAATCTTCAAAATTCCACCTTGCATCTCACCTCTTCTCATCTAAAAATCTCAGAAAATGGAAGTAATGGAACGATCAATATCAAAGCTCTTGCTACAACAAAAGAAGAAGCATCAAGCATGGGAACAATGAAAATGCAAAAAATCGGAGAATCTCAAGTTGCAAATATCACAAACAATAGCACGATATTTTTTGAAAAAGGATCTATGGCTCCTAGCAAAGATGCAAATGACACTTCAAATGATATTATCTTTAAAATCCAATCTCAAAATATCAATATCACAGGAATTAGTGCTACAGATGCTTCAAAAGATGATGCACTCATCGGTGCAAAACTCACCATCAATATAGGCAAAGATGCAACCGCAGCTGCAGGTGTAGGTGGTGTCCCAGGCGCAGCTGCCGCTCAAGCTATGGACAAAAGAATCGTTCTTCTTACTGGTAGCAAAGATAAGCATACTACCATCACACTTGGTGATAAAGCAAATGATGATAGAAATACCACCCTATCCCTTGTTGGCGAATCTAGCAATAAAGCTACTTTCAAAATGGATAATTTTGCAACTATTAATATCGCAGGTGGTGCAAAACTTGATCTTAAAGATACAAACATCGCCACTGAGCGTAGCTATACATTAAAAGATTCTTCTGTGAATAAAAAAGCAACACCTACAAGCAACCTTCTAAGCTTTTATAATCAAGGAAATATCACTATCACAGGTGTAGAAAAATACTACACTAAAGATGGAGCTAAATCGCCACCAGAAAATGGCAAGATTTATATCAAAAATGGTTCGACAGACTACTTTACCTCTACTATTAATCCAAATGTAAGCCTTGATGCCACCGACAAAAAAGTAGTCCTTACTGACTATGCTACAACTATCACCACCGGTAAGAAAATCACCGATAGCAAAGCAGATTGCACTGACCTTACAGACTGTACCCTTGAGACCAAAGAAACTGCAAGCGCAGGATCACTAACCTTTAGCGGTGGCTACCATCAAATCCTAGCTGATGTTGTTTATAACTTTGGAAATCTCTATCTCAAAGACAATGCCACTCTCGATTTAACCACAATCGCCAAAACCCAAGATGGCATGACAGGAATTATGCTACAAGATGGAAAACAATCGCTACAAGATGGTATGCAAGACACTGCGATTGTAGGCTTTGTCAATGCGGGGATTTTTACCTCCACAGGTGGTATAATCGAGCTAAGAAAAACACAAGAAAAAGATGCTGAAGATATTGATGGAATGAATGCTAACAATAAAGCTTCTGCAGAAAAAACAATGACACCAAATGCCTACAAACTCATCATCACAGAAAATCAAAAAGAAAAAATCAATGACACTACTAGCGCTACCAAGACAATTGATAGTGCCATGACAGAAGGAGCACTCTGGAAAGCTAATAAACACAATGAAACACGCGCAGAATTTATCGTAGATTCTGGATATACAACTATCCGTGCACAAAGCCTAATCAACAAAGGCCTTACCACTATTCAAAATAATGGTGTGCTAGACCTTACTTGCATAGGCACAGATTATTGCTACAATAACCGCTACTGGACAAAAGCTACAAGTAGTGGCGGAAAAGACAAAGACTATGTAAAACCACCAACACTAGATTCTACCACATCTACTAGCTCTAGTTCTAATGATACAGCAAAATTTAAACCTATCCAAATTGTATTTGACAATTTTAACGACACTACCACACAAAAAAAGGACAACGAAGGAATCTTGCGTCTATCAGGCGGAACGCTTAATGTAGTAGATAGCTACCGCTACCAAGACAAGGATAAAAACTATGCAGATGTGACAAAATATATCTACCATAGCCTAAAAATTGAAAGTGGAACACTAGAAGCAAGCGGAAACACAGGCTCAAGAATCATTGTCGGCTTGAATGACGCAAAGGATATGACAAGTGCTGTATTACAAGGTGAAGACATGGATCCAAATGCCAAAAAATACTCCGCACTCACGCTTAATAACACAGATCTAGGAATTATCGGAAATTCTAGTCTTTTTATCTTCACACAAAAAGATGAAAATACCACTAATACAAAAGCTGATGTCACTTGGGTTATCGGACCAAGTCAATCTATGTCACCACAAGCTGCTGGGACAAATACTTTTACCATGCATTTAAATGATGATAGCTTCACAAATAACACTGGAGGATTCTATGTCCTTGGAGCTGTTAATCAAGATGGCAACTACACTGGCGGGGTGTTTAATATCGATACTATGACAAATAAAGCAATGAAATCAGAGAGTGCAAATAATTTTGAATTTCTTGTTGATCTTAGTAATCTCTCACTAAAAAACACTATTTTACTTGATAAGCAATATAATTTCATCATCGCTAAAGAAATACAAAAAGATGGCACGGCAATTAGTAATGCAGATGATTTTACCATGAAAGTAAGCTTTGGCAAAAGTGTAGATAGTAGTGGCAAAGAAAAACCTTATGGCAAATATGATCAAGAACTCTGTAAAACTGATGCAAAATTCTGTCTTGAAGTCACAGATACAAATAAGAAAAATGGCTTAAGCGGCATGAAAAGTAATGGAGATAGTGGAAGTGATACCATCACCATCGGAAATTCTGACAATAAAGAAGGTGTGCTTGTTGTAGATAAAAGTGATGATTCTAAAATCTCTGATATTACAAGCAATGCTTGGATGAATGATAGCAATGCTTACGCAGATTTTGTAACTTTCAACAAAATCTACCAAAAAGGTAGCGGAAATTGTAATTTTGACACGCTTGAGGGTTGCGCACTTATTGGCTTTAGTGCAGTAAAAAGCAAAACTCTAGAAGAAGATGGTGTTCTTGCAGTATTTGATAGCATCAAAAAACGCGCTGCCCAACTCCCAAATACAGACAACACAAATCTTAAAAATGTCGCCATAGGTGTAACAAATATCGAAAATGCTAATCAAAACTCTAGCGCAATCTTACAAAGCATTATCAATACAAACAGCGCATTAAGCTCTAATATCTTGCTAAATTTACAAAAACTGCAATACACTGGCAATCTAGATACAGCTAATGGAATTGCTACAATGCTAAATACTATCAACAATTCTTTGGATTCTTTAGCACATATCACAAGACAACATGCAGATATTACAACACAAGTAAATTTTACTTCTACACTCAGCACAAATGCGCGTCTTGCACAAATTTCAAACCCTTATAACACTCGCTTTGCCAAAGCAATTAGATCTTTAAAAGATAAGAAATTTGCAGCCGCAGGAATTGATACAGAAGTTTATAATTACACAGATAGATTTGATTATGATCACAATGTTTGGGGAATGTTAATTGGTGGTGTTGGCGGACAATATACAAATGGTTTTGGCGCACTTGGCGGATTTAGCGCAGGATATGACAAAATCTTTGATAGAATCTTATTAGGAGGCTATGCAACTTATGCTTATAGCTACTCTAGTCTTGATAAATTTAACGATGATGCCACTGCAAATAGCAATACAAAAAGCCATAACCTCGAACTTGGGGGATATATGAGGGCTTATATTAATTCACATGAAATTGATGTGGTGTTAAATGAAACCCTTGGATTTAATAGTCTAAATTTTGATATCAATAATCCAATCAATCAAAAAGTAAATTTCAATACATTTACTACAAATATCAACACAAGATATGGTTATGTCTTCCCCATCAATCCACAAGAAGGATTTTATATTAAGCCGTATGGTGGAATCAACCTGTTTTATCAATACAATGGCACACAAACTGGAAAAGGTGCACTTGAGCTACATGGAAATTCACGCCATGCTGTAGGAATGACAATATCAGCTTTTGCAGAACTTAGAAAATATACCGATGAGAAAAAGTATTTTTATTTTACTTCAGGGCTTGAACAAGATTTATTCAATATCAGCACAGATTCCCAAATCTACATCGCACACAATATAAATCATGCACTAAACTACAAAATCGGCAATCAAGTACGCACTTACCTCACTTTAATTGGTGGTGGTGAAATTGAAATGACAAATAACTTATTTTTAAATTTTGGCGTGGGTGCTAGAATCTCATGGGATAGATATTTTATCAATGCAAATGTCGGATTAAAATACAAATTTAATACAAATTAA
- a CDS encoding DEAD/DEAH box helicase family protein, translated as MIFETQKYQQDCINNIITLLKNFDFSTHDAESLRECFKAFYTQNPQPMQNLSNRKNIDILMETGTGKTFTYLNTIFELHKHYFQNKFIIFVPRKAIAESVKQNINLTKEYFYTQYSKHLKAYYYNNEKSLSQIINGYIKNENELSVLILTNSSVDKGGGIIN; from the coding sequence ATGATTTTTGAAACACAAAAGTATCAACAAGATTGTATTAATAACATCATTACACTTCTAAAAAATTTTGACTTTAGTACCCATGATGCTGAAAGTTTGCGGGAGTGTTTTAAGGCTTTTTATACGCAAAACCCTCAACCTATGCAAAATCTAAGCAATAGAAAAAATATTGATATTTTGATGGAAACAGGGACGGGCAAAACTTTTACCTATCTCAATACGATTTTTGAACTCCACAAACATTATTTTCAAAATAAATTTATTATTTTTGTCCCGCGTAAGGCTATTGCTGAATCTGTTAAGCAAAATATCAATCTTACAAAAGAGTATTTTTATACTCAATATTCCAAGCATCTTAAAGCCTATTATTATAATAATGAAAAATCCTTGAGCCAAATTATCAATGGCTACATTAAAAATGAAAATGAACTCTCTGTATTGATTCTTACAAATAGTTCTGTCGATAAAGGGGGGGGGATAATAAACTAA
- a CDS encoding restriction endonuclease, which translates to MLKGEEFDKVFQSFQTLYFRFGATFPTEEPHNLSNLIYCLDSISAFREYLVKQINVHTLYENTLTPKLISSHPKEKYATFSYMLENITHKASVSFGDDIGEKLRYPQWKGKEILRGKANSIILSNSEEVHKLSTSYELDDSQISNLIAKAIDLHFEKEEKLFKKGIKALCLFFIPHIDDFRGENPKIKTTFEKLYIQKRNQILAKSNLSEEYKSYLAKDFNDKNELCVAEGYFSGDKGTKDDKEAEGVKLILEEKEKLLSIKIPLKFIFSVWALQEGWDNPNIFTLVKLASSTTSTSRHQQIGRGLRLAVNQEGKRITHHYCNENDNLFYDINALDVLISGEEGLFIEELQKEIEDTSFTFNGQTIQLEALEKIIKNKFKAMQFIIKLKEMGAVDSDECSDKIACTKPIFPILQENENVFLQIFDKETFDAIFNFFKPSSNKHKQTNDANRKKLTAGIRKELAKEFSTLWKSINQKAQIIYKDIQTKELVDNISKTFNSLSILEETTTLISKTYNSQTSKIKNTKEEVLSTKLYTDKSLLMNNFIEFAKSEKLPLNFLLQVYQALDKNKFFTNPKQSFQELKTIIKDEIHSSIIQSISYDFIQTQVSSEDLLYDLQGNPKGNILCEKLGRYINKEHKPPENYLYENVVYDSQIELTAITQDPKQINNLTIQVYAKLPKFSIPTPYKNYEPDFAYLINTQDNQKIFLVCETKGYESERDIPPTEQKKIDYAKKFFEKLQEYLNKKENKNVKIYFKTRINKQNLTNLLQNITTQGENK; encoded by the coding sequence TTGCTTAAAGGTGAGGAGTTTGATAAGGTATTTCAAAGTTTTCAAACGCTTTATTTTCGCTTTGGTGCTACATTCCCCACAGAAGAACCCCACAATCTAAGCAATCTTATTTATTGTCTTGATAGTATTAGTGCTTTTAGAGAATACCTTGTTAAGCAAATCAATGTCCATACTCTCTATGAAAATACACTCACCCCTAAACTTATCTCAAGCCACCCTAAAGAAAAATACGCTACCTTTTCTTATATGCTTGAAAATATCACTCATAAAGCAAGTGTATCTTTTGGGGATGATATTGGAGAGAAATTACGTTATCCACAATGGAAGGGCAAAGAAATTCTTAGAGGTAAAGCAAATTCTATCATTCTAAGCAATAGTGAAGAAGTCCATAAACTCTCTACTTCTTATGAGCTAGATGATTCTCAAATCTCAAATCTCATTGCCAAAGCCATAGATTTGCATTTTGAAAAAGAAGAAAAACTTTTTAAAAAAGGAATAAAAGCGCTTTGTTTATTCTTTATTCCTCACATTGATGATTTTAGAGGAGAAAACCCAAAAATTAAAACTACCTTTGAAAAACTTTATATTCAAAAACGAAACCAAATTCTTGCAAAGTCCAACCTCTCAGAAGAATACAAATCCTATCTAGCCAAAGATTTTAATGATAAAAATGAACTTTGTGTCGCAGAGGGATATTTTAGTGGGGATAAGGGAACAAAAGATGATAAAGAAGCTGAAGGAGTAAAACTTATTCTAGAAGAAAAAGAAAAGCTTCTCTCTATCAAAATCCCTCTAAAATTTATTTTTAGCGTTTGGGCTTTGCAAGAAGGGTGGGATAATCCCAATATTTTTACTCTTGTTAAACTTGCAAGCTCTACCACTTCTACAAGCCGTCATCAGCAAATCGGAAGAGGGTTAAGACTTGCAGTCAATCAAGAGGGAAAAAGAATCACACATCACTATTGCAATGAAAATGACAATCTCTTCTATGATATCAATGCTCTTGATGTGCTTATTAGTGGAGAAGAGGGATTGTTCATCGAAGAGCTACAAAAGGAGATTGAGGACACAAGTTTTACCTTCAATGGGCAAACAATCCAACTGGAAGCATTAGAAAAAATCATCAAAAATAAATTCAAAGCAATGCAATTTATTATTAAACTTAAGGAGATGGGAGCTGTAGATAGTGATGAGTGTAGTGATAAAATTGCTTGCACCAAGCCCATTTTTCCAATACTCCAAGAAAATGAAAATGTGTTTTTGCAAATCTTTGACAAAGAAACTTTTGATGCCATCTTCAATTTCTTTAAGCCCTCTTCTAATAAACACAAGCAAACCAATGATGCCAATAGAAAAAAACTCACAGCAGGGATACGAAAAGAACTTGCAAAAGAGTTTTCTACTCTATGGAAAAGTATCAATCAAAAAGCACAAATCATCTACAAAGATATTCAAACTAAAGAGCTTGTGGATAATATCAGTAAGACTTTTAATTCCCTCTCTATTCTTGAAGAAACTACCACCCTTATTTCCAAGACTTATAATTCCCAAACTAGTAAAATCAAAAATACTAAAGAAGAAGTGCTATCTACCAAGCTTTACACAGATAAGTCATTATTAATGAATAACTTCATTGAGTTTGCAAAGAGCGAAAAACTCCCTCTTAACTTTTTGCTTCAAGTCTATCAAGCTCTCGATAAAAACAAATTCTTTACAAACCCTAAGCAATCTTTCCAAGAACTCAAAACCATTATTAAAGATGAAATCCACTCCAGCATTATTCAAAGTATCTCTTATGATTTTATTCAAACTCAAGTTAGCAGTGAAGATTTGCTCTATGATTTACAAGGCAATCCAAAAGGGAATATTCTTTGTGAAAAACTAGGGCGATATATTAACAAAGAGCATAAACCTCCAGAAAATTATCTCTATGAAAATGTTGTTTATGATAGTCAAATTGAGCTTACAGCCATCACACAAGATCCTAAACAGATCAATAACCTCACAATCCAAGTCTATGCCAAACTCCCCAAATTCTCTATCCCTACACCTTACAAAAACTATGAGCCAGACTTTGCCTATCTTATTAATACTCAAGATAATCAAAAAATCTTCCTTGTTTGTGAAACAAAAGGCTATGAGAGTGAGAGGGATATCCCACCCACAGAACAAAAGAAGATTGATTATGCTAAGAAGTTTTTTGAAAAATTGCAAGAGTATTTGAACAAAAAAGAGAATAAGAATGTGAAGATCTACTTCAAAACACGCATCAATAAACAAAATCTTACAAATTTACTTCAAAACATCACCACTCAAGGAGAGAATAAATGA